A stretch of DNA from bacterium:
ACGCGGACGCTCCCGAGGGGGTGCGCGTGCGCGCCGCGCCGCTGCTGCTCTCGCAGGCGGTCGCGAACCTCCTGCGCAACGCCATCGCCCACACCGAGCCGGGGGGGCGGGTCCGCGTCTGCGTGTCGGCGGCGGCGGGGAGCGTCGCGATCACGGTCCTCGACTTCGGCGACGGGATCGCCCCCGAGCACCTGCCGCGGGTCTTCGAGCGCTTCTACCGGGTGGACCCCGGGCGCAGCCGCAGGCTGGGCGGCTCGGGACTCGGCCTGGCGATCGTGAAGCACATCGCGCTGGCGCACGGCGGGACCGTGACCGTTGTCAGCGCGGTCGGGGAGGGCAGCGCCTTCACGATCACCGTGCCGGCCTCGTGACGTTCGCCGGCGGCGCCACGGCATGACTCTCCGCATGCGTGAAATCCAGACGAACGGCTCCGGCCGGCGTGAGCGCGGTGCGCTTGCCTGCGGCCTGGTGGCGCTCGCGCTCGTCTGCGCCGCCGTCGTCGGCTGCGGGAAGCCCGATGGGCCGGCGGCGAGGGAGACGGCAGCCGACGCGGGGCCTGCGCGGTCGTCGCGCGGGCGGGGCGCGACCGCGGCGCCCGCACCCGCCGTCGCCGCGGCCCGCTCGGGGAAGGTGGTCCGCATCCGCGACGGCGACAGCATCGTCGTGCTCGAGGACGGGGTGCAGGTCGAGGTCCGCCTGCACGGCATCGACGCGCCCGAGCAGGGCCAGGCCTTCG
This window harbors:
- a CDS encoding thermonuclease family protein produces the protein MREIQTNGSGRRERGALACGLVALALVCAAVVGCGKPDGPAARETAADAGPARSSRGRGATAAPAPAVAAARSGKVVRIRDGDSIVVLEDGVQVEVRLHGIDAPEQGQAFGREAKRRAGELAFGRVVRLESRGKDAWDRTLAEVFLPDGRSLNRELVSEGMAWWFRKYVNDTDLAAREREARDARRGLWADRAPVPPWEWRKSRRQ